The segment TTAATTTCTCTATTTTAGTTTTAATATCGGTTTCAAAATCCGGTGTCATGCCAACAATTTGGTCCACTACTTTGCCCTCTTTAAAAAAGTTAAGAGTGGGTATGCTCATAACTGAATATTGGGCGGATGTTTGTTTCCCATCATCTACATTCAACTTGCATACTTTGACTTTCCCCTCATATTC is part of the bacterium genome and harbors:
- the trxA gene encoding thioredoxin; the encoded protein is MGKAVDVNDENFESEVVKATIPVLVDFWAVWCGACQTAGPIIDKIAGEYEGKVKVCKLNVDDGKQTSAQYSVMSIPTLNFFKEGKVVDQIVGMTPDFETDIKTKIEKLIANK